A stretch of Anaeromyxobacter dehalogenans 2CP-1 DNA encodes these proteins:
- a CDS encoding sigma-70 family RNA polymerase sigma factor, with product MTGAARDFEPHRPDLVQVAYRMLGSVAEAEDVVQDAFLRWNAAPRDGVESPRAFLICTVTRLCLDRLKSARTQREEYVGTWLPEPLVEAEGTGLAHDLSIALLVTLQRLSPLERAAFLLHDVFDMEFADVAGVLARSEAAVRQLAARARGHVREARPRFRASDEEARRLADAFQAALTSGDLGTLSRLLAEDAVFYADGGGKRAAVLQPIEGRAAIVEFLSKIVKHPSFPGAKAYQRAWINGMPGFVVHGPEGVETLAIEIGDGRVVGIYAVRNPDKLRHLS from the coding sequence GTGACCGGCGCGGCCAGGGATTTCGAGCCGCACCGGCCGGATCTGGTGCAGGTCGCCTACCGGATGCTGGGCTCGGTGGCCGAGGCGGAGGACGTGGTGCAGGACGCGTTCCTGCGCTGGAACGCCGCGCCGCGCGACGGGGTCGAGTCGCCGCGCGCGTTCCTCATCTGCACGGTCACGCGGCTCTGCCTCGACCGCCTGAAGTCCGCGCGCACGCAGCGGGAGGAGTATGTCGGGACCTGGCTGCCGGAGCCGCTGGTGGAGGCGGAGGGCACGGGGCTGGCGCACGACCTCTCGATCGCGCTGCTCGTCACCCTGCAGCGCCTCTCGCCGCTCGAGCGCGCCGCGTTCCTGCTCCACGACGTGTTCGACATGGAGTTCGCGGACGTCGCGGGCGTGCTGGCGCGCTCCGAGGCCGCGGTCCGCCAGCTCGCGGCGCGCGCGCGGGGGCACGTGCGCGAGGCGAGGCCGCGCTTCCGCGCGTCCGACGAGGAGGCGCGGCGACTCGCCGACGCCTTCCAGGCGGCGCTGACGAGCGGCGACCTCGGGACGCTCTCGAGGCTGCTCGCGGAGGACGCGGTGTTCTACGCGGACGGCGGCGGCAAGCGCGCGGCGGTGCTCCAGCCGATCGAGGGCCGGGCCGCCATCGTGGAGTTCCTCTCGAAGATCGTGAAGCACCCCTCGTTCCCGGGCGCGAAGGCCTACCAGCGCGCCTGGATCAACGGCATGCCCGGATTCGTGGTGCACGGTCCCGAGGGCGTCGAGACCCTGGCGATCGAGATCGGCGACGGGCGCGTGGTGGGGATCTACGCCGTCCGCAACCCGGACAAGCTCCGCCACCTCTCGTAG